From Strix aluco isolate bStrAlu1 chromosome 5, bStrAlu1.hap1, whole genome shotgun sequence:
aattcttattaaaaaatatgaagttgtGAAATTCATCTCTTCAGGTCGAGTTGCAGATTTTGAGCAGAATTAAAAGGCTTGATGTTAATATGGATAATGAGAACACTTAGGCTAGGAAGTTGTGTGGTTTTTAAATGTACTTCTACCTTATAGTTTGGAACATTTGGACAAAGTGCTTTCTAAAGATGATATAGATGATAGACATCAAGGACCTAGTACTGATATTCTGTAGTAAATAATGTGTCAGGTTATTctaatgaataatttattcttttgcaGGAAAAATCGGTAAACATAGATTTGTAAAGCAGTTTTAAATCCAAGTCTGAAACtgtcttgtttctttccatttaccTAAAATGGAATGAAAATCCCAATTCCAGTTTGTATTTGCTTCTTAAAGTAAAAACACAAATTCTTCTACCTTGTGTTTCCTTAATAACCTTGAATTAAAAGCAGTCAAGGCAAAACTGATGGTTTTAGGGACATCATATAAAACCTTTCCTTTTAACAAAAAAGCTCAGCTTGCTGAGTAGTGGCCGTTTTAATCCAGGTGCTGTTTCCATATTCAGAATAGGATGGATTTGATCCATGCTTCCAAAATGGAGAGGTGTTTGAAATACGGCTTATGCTTCTTTTTACAAGTGTATATATAGTAACTTACTGCTCTTTTGTAGTATTTAAGTAACTTTTCTTTCCAAGATTAGTCCAAAAGATGCACTTTGCacttacttaattttcttttttaatttagctcGGCAGTTGACTGTGCAGATGATGCAAAATCCTCAGATTCTTGCAGCCCTTCAGGAAAGACTTGATGGTCTGGTAGGAACATCTACGGGATATATAGAAAGGTACAGTATTTGTTCAGTATGAGCAGAGTGGTATAAATGgttcttttgctttctgaacaGTATTGTCTGTAGCATTAATAGTCATAAACCACTGTGCTGTCCAGACAGCAGGAAAACTAATATAGTCTGTCTGTAGTGCATCTCAGAATTGAAGGGTTTTTATCTAGGCTTTTATGAAAAGAATGCTAAAATATTTACAGTGGCTGACCTTGTCCCCTGCAGTTACAATATGCACACTTTTAAAAGATACTTTCCTGCTACTTAGAATGTCTATTGTAGCTTTGCCTTAATCATGAAACATCAGTTGTCTTAAGTATGGACAAATGCCTGGAGACCTAGTGTCTCTAATGTAGTCATTGTTTTGGTTAGAGTGTAACCATTAGCTAATAAAATTAGGAATGTTATGTCAGTACTTCATGTGGTTTCCTTACGTATCAAAACTTGCAACAATCTATTGCTAAAATTTTCTTTACTTGATCTGTATTAACAGAATTTTCTGGCTCTCTTACATGATTTCTGATTGTGTACGAACATTTCACCACATCCAAAGGAATTGTAAAGCATACAACTGTCTTGCTCTGATAGGGTCCTACATTACTATTGACTTGAATTGGGACAGCTATTAAGGAACAGCCATTGTGGCTGCTGCTACTTAGACCATTTTCCTGTTACAGATGATAGCATGGGAGAAAAGTCTGTTTACAGCCCTCCTAATAAATACTGGCCCAAGAAAGAGCATGGACTCAGGGTACCCAGGTTCTTTCTCTACTACATACTGTACACCGCAGGCTTTCTGTAcccaatatttttcttctgtttttcaacaGATGTTAATTAACCTCTACTAATCTTTCAGGTCCTTGATCTAAGAAGCAAACAAAAGTGGTAACATTGATTTACATGGCATTCTTCTAGTCAGCTGCTCTCTAAGATACTGTACCATTTCTTCATCAATTCCAAGTACAGTAGTGCATTTTCTATCACAAAAGCATTGCAACTTTGCCGTTGTACCAAACGCTTACCTAACATGCAATACGAAAATAACTGTGGAAAATGTAACCAAAGTCTGCGTATTTATCAACGTACTCATGCTGCCTTAACCATGCTTTACAGGTGCCTCTTACATGTCTTCCCGAGTATTATTTTGAGCTTATTTATCTACAGAGTCTAGACACTGAGATGGCACAGAAGTCAGCAGGCATCTAGGATCCTAAAAGCCTGTTATGTGGGCTGTTAAGGAACTGAGTGCATAAGCTGGTAGGAAACTGAACAGGTTGCTGGAAAAGATCTGTCTGCTCAGGCTCAGAATCTGTTAATTGCTTGGCAGCTATTCAATAACTTACTCTTCACCTGTGCCTGGCCACAATAATTTTAATGACGCTTACTTTCATAGAGTAGAATTTCCCTTAACAGCTCACAGGACATTATATTCTTGTGTGATCATAACACTTGCTAGTGGCTTGTATTCAGAGCAATAGGTTTTACCTGCCATTGTTGTACTTGTGCAGTCCAGTTCAGATCTCCATTTTGGATTTACTTTGTAAGAGCTGTCTCTTTCGTGAAActacctttctttttttgaaagtaCGGGGTTCATAAGAGTAGTGGATGTACAAATTGTGAAATTTGAACTAGTTGGCATGGACTGTAATGAAATGTAGCCTTAACGTATGCAAAAGCTTCTAGATTCTCTAGTAAAGGGGTTAAAATCTTTACTCTGACATACCAGTGTTGGACATGCTGCATGTGTGGCACTACCTCTTAGAAATTTCATATTGCTTTATATGCAGTTGCTAGGACCAGTACTTATAGTCTAGATATATGCATGTGGCATTAAGTGGGTGATTGTTGTATGACTTAACTGTGTGGtcatattaattttcttccttaacacttttttctttaagctaTCTGAACTTGCTACTTAAGTTGCTGTTATAATACTGTACTTGAAGATAAAATTACAGCAAATGATTAACTTGTTACTCTGACATTTTTCCAGAAGTTAGTCAAGAATGCTATCAACCCTTTGAGCATACGTGATTAAACTTAAGTGGATTTGCTAGTTTGTGTAGCAGATGTACTTTTGCCCAAGTTGGAAGGTTAAGGGAAATCTTGATTTAATGGTGATATGCATATTATCTTAGTAACCAGAAATAGTATATTCTTGTTGAGCATAAAGCTGTTGGGGAGAAGGGTTCTGCATTTTAAAGTGAACAAGGGATTCTGGAACATGTGCTTGTCCTACCTTGTAGAGGTAAGATAGCTTTAGTATGAACCTTCAGTGTTTAACTAAGCTAATACATTCTTGTTTACTTTCTCTAACCTGAAGCTGGTCCTGACAATTAAAAGCAGTTGTCTTATTACTGTGTTCTAAATAATGTGACACAActgcttaaataaaataaatatggggGACTCAATATAGTAATCTTCTGTAGCCATATGCTGGGGTTTGGCCCACTTCACAGGCAATAGAGGCTGTCAACAATCTGCCCCATGAATCTCACCAGTAGGCTTGATGTAGGTAACTTTCTGTCCTAACAATAAGTCTGTGTTAGAGTAGATTAATACTAGTTTCACTTTAGTAAAGAGTTGTAGCTGACAAGTATTTATAATGAGGATTGCATTAATTGCCTTCCTTTTACATGTGTATAATAGTGGCTCATTTAGCAAAACAGTTCTGGCTCACTTTGGGATTGACAGTATGTTAGAAGACAGTAGTACCAGCCACTTtactcagtgaaagaaaaatgtgaatgttGACGATTAACTTTGTTAGCAAAGAATAACTCAATTGTCTTGAAATTTCTTTCATAAaaccaagccaattagtgataaGACCTTTCTTAATTGTGCTCAATCATATGAATTTACTATGCTGCTCATTGATAATGTAAAACTTGTTTTTAGTGTGAAGTTTTATTGTACAAGTTTGTCCCATGGTTGACCCAGGTGTTTGGAGTACTCCAGTTCTGAGGTTAAGCCTCAGTTTAAAAGCCTGTGTTAACAGTTTCAATCCGCATGTTGCAGTGGGTCATAGTTTTGATTTGTACAGCTTTCTAAAGCTTAAAACAGAGCATAAAATCTGTTTTGATGCAAGTTGGTTAACTTGCAAGGGGAGTGGTTAGGGAGGGGTCAATATGTGCTTAAAATGCAGTGTTAGTAACAGTTCTGTCACTGAATTTTTCAGCTTGCCTAAAGTCGTTAAAAGACGTGTGAATGCTCTCAAGAACCTTCAAGTTCAGTGTGCACAGATAGAAGCAAAGTTCTATGAGGAAGTTCATGAGCTGGAAAGAAAGTATGCTGCTCTCTATCAGCCCTTATTTGACAAGGTATTTTAATGATAATCTGATTTGTACTTAAAAGCTTTAGCTAAAACACAAGGGAATATAAACTGAAGTTTGTGCATGTTCTGAATTACTTTGTTCTCGTATGTGCCCATTCAATTCAGTTGATACAATTCCCCCATCCATGTGAATATCAACTAAGATTAAGGGGGAGAAAGGTTCAGTCTGTACCATGGTTACCGAAATCACTTGAATGTACCAGGCCTCTCTTGTTAACTAAGCAGATGTTAGATGGTATGGTAACCTTTCTGGAGCTTTGGTGCTTATTTTAGTGTGTTGAAAAACTTGTAACTGCTGAGTTGTCTTCTAGAGCCAGAAGAAAAGTTTTGGTAAATAGTTAATGTATTTACTAATTGTGTACCTTTAAGATTAGGGATTTATTTGTTAGGACTCTGCTGGTTGCAATAACTAGGAAATGTGAAAACGTTCTTGGTTTAATATTCCAGCGAAGTGAAATCATCAATGCAATTTATGAACCTACAGAGGAAGAATGTGAATGGAAAGCAGATGTCGAAGAAGAAATTTCAGTGAGTATCTTAATTGGCTCTCATCAATATCTCAAGCTTTAGCATCAAACAAGATTCACTACAGtaactaaatcttaaaaaaaattcgGATGCATAATGATTGCTTGtttataataatgataataattcTTAATAATTACTTAAAGGAGGATGCACATGAAACTTAGTCTGTACTGATAGCACCATAAAACTGCTAACAAACTTTGCGGAcactcttttaaaattaagaaaaactaatatttttattaaggaggaaatgaaagagaaggccaagcttgaagaggaaaaaaaagatgaagaaaaagaagacccTAAAGGAATTCCTGAGTTTTGGCTGACAGTATTCAAGAACGTGGACTTGCTCAGTGATATGGTTCAGGTAGGTGGTAGTCAAGGCTTGTTTAAATTTGCATTAGTACTTAATCCAAGTGTCTTTAAGAAAGGAGTAGAAACAGTATGTTAATTGACGTGTCTGTTGGAGAGCTAAAATGAAATAAGTACTTTGGTACTTTATTCAGCTGAGAGCATAGAGCATTCTGAAATACCTTCTTGCTGTGTTATTTGTTGAACTGATTTTACCTTACTAATACACTTTGTGTGCTTATAGAAATGTGTGAGATGGGTATTAGATATTGCTAAAAACTGTACTTGGTGTTTGCACAGCTTTAGGTTGTGTACTGCAGTGGAAACTGTACAGCCGTTGTTGCCATCTGTTGGTCGTGTTcatgaaaatgtttcagttctgTAACAAGGTTCTTGTCCTATGTAAAACTCATtctaaatacagctttttatCTCTCTGCAGGGTCTTAAATCTGTGTACAATTTAATGTTATGAAAATTgaataaattgtgttttcttcACAGGAACATGATGAACCTATTCTGAAACACTTAAAAGATATAAAAGTGAAATTTTCAGAAGTTGGACAGCCTATGGTTAGTTTCACCTATTAAACAAGATTACTTTTGTGTTATCTTAAGACTTATCTGTGTATCGGTAGCATGGTCTGTGATAGCCAATTGTCTTACGGCAATCATGAGGAATATGCAGCTGCttcttgttttctgaaaaacagtaCAAGTAGTAGTGCTAGTCTTGCAGTACCATATGAATGAATTTATACTTAATTTCACCTTCAAATTCTGATGAGTTAATAACTTGGCCTTAATATCTGATGACTAAGCTTCACCTTTAAGTGTTGATACCTTCAGGTATTTCTTGTATAACTGTTATAATGGGATATAATTCCCATGCCAGAAATCAGATGGCTTGctaagttttaatattttaaatttagaagtTCCTGGTGCTAATGTATAGAGAGAAAGCTGTACACTGTCAGATCTTGTGTCGTTACTGCAAGCAGTATATTAACTAATAAGCACAAGATCAACATGATAGATTAAAACATTTGAAGATTTATTGTATGACTTGGGCAGCAAATTCTAGAATAACTTACATACGTGCACTATTTCAATATTGGAGGAGATGGATATATTCCATTGCatgtgtattttttgttttggattttagATATTTAGAAGTTAAAGGTATGTCTTGCTAAATTGCTAAAGTTGTCACTCTGCAATTCTTTTTAAGAGTTTCACACTAGAATTTCATTTTGAACCAAATGACTACTTCACAAATGAAGTATTGACAAAGACGTATAGAATGAGGTCAGAGCCAGATGATTCTGATCCCTTCTCCTTTGATGGACCAGAAATCATGGGCTGTACAGGGTAAGTGCTAATAAATAACTCCAATGCTATGTAACAGTTGGATAATGCTAAGGAAGACTTACAGCATCTTGGGAAGGTGCTGGGAAAGATACTCCTACCTAATAACTTGTAAATAGCTGGGTTTGACTTGAGTTTTTCAGTAACTTCAATGCAACACGTAAAACTGTTTTGTGTTATATAATTTATAAgcgtatatatattatatatggatATAGATTAAAAAATCTGATTAGTATTTTTCTAGAAATAATGCTCTGCAATCACTGAAGCTGAATTGAAAGGAGGGTGGTATTATCTTTTTGTAGGCCTTGATagcttttttcaaaatttgtttgaTCACTTcttttaatcatagaatcatagagtggtttgggttggaagggaccttaaagaccatctagttccaagccccctgccatggacagggacaccttccactagatcaggttgctcaaagtcccatccaacctggccttgaacatttccagggagggggcatctacagcctgtctgggcaacctgtgccagtgtctcaccaccctcacagtaaagaattcttccttatatctaatccaaatctaccctctttcagtttaaaaccattacccctcatcctatcactacactccctgatagagtccctccccatctttcctgtaggcctcctttaagtactggaaggccgctataagatCTCCCAGGAGCCCTCTCAGCCCTaggctggacaaccccaactctctcagcctgtcctcatgagggaggtgctccagacctctCATCTTCATGGcacctcctctggacttgctcgagcagggccatgtccttcttatgttgatggccccagagctggacacagtactccaggtggggtctcacaagagcagagaatcatctcccttgacctgctggccatgcttctcttgatgcagcccaggatacagttggctttctggcctgcaagcacacattgctggctcatagtcagttttccacccactactACTCtgaagtccttctcagcagggctgctctcaatccactcatcacccagcctgtatttgtgcttgggattgccccagcccatgggcaggaccttgcatttggtcttgttgaacttcatgaggttgcatggtcccacctctcaagcctccCAAGacccctctggatggcacatcccttccctccagcgtgtcgtcTGCgtctgcaccacacagcttggtgtcgtcagcgaacttgctgagggtgcagtcaatcccactgtccatgtctccaaacaagatgttaaacagccgtggtcccaatactgaccctgGAGGAACActactcgtcactgctctccactcaggcATCAAGCCATTGACAGCAACTCTTttagtgtgaccatccagccaattccttatccactgagtggtccatctgtcaaatccatgtctttccaatgtagagacaagaatgtcttgtgggacagtgtcagatgttttgcacaagtccaggtagatgatgtcagttgcttttcccttgtctaccaacactgtaaccctgtcataggcagccaccaaatttgtctggaatgatttgcccttagtgaagccatgttggctgtcaccaatcacctccttattttccatgtgccctaacatagtttccaggaggatccactctgtgatcttgctgggcacagaggtgagattgactggcctgtagttcccaatctttttgcatttctgcattttgggAAGTATAATCCAGTTTTACTTGCTATATTGCAGTTTCCCAGTTTGTTTTATAAGTGTTGAATGTTTGCCTTTTAGTATCTTTCCGTTATCTATTTGAGAAATTGAGAACAGTCATCTCCTGTTAACTCCAGGTTCCTCATGATTTTTAAAGAGCTGTCACATTACTTTCTCCGTGATGTCTTTTGTTCTAAATAAGCTGTTATTCCTCACACTAAATTACCTCTTTATCCTGTATGTGTCCCTTTTCTTGTGAACAGGACAAGAGAAACCTGAGTTGTACATAATTAGCCTTATGCGTACATCAGGGCTCTCTGCATCATGGCCTGTTTGGTTGCTTTCGTCTTAATGTCTGTTTAATGTTCTGACTGCTCTTCTGAGTGATAGCTAATTTAGAGCCTGTCACTGCATAGTCAGAGTTGGTTTTAGACATATATTAATCTGCAGTTACTGACTTATTTACCACTTCATTTCCCAATCACTTAATGTGACATATTTCTGCAGATGTCCTGTAAGATTTAGTCTTAAGTGCTTGAGTAGCTTTGATAAAACTGTTTTGTCGTCTTCAGTTCGGACTGGTTTTGAAAAGCATAAATCCTCGAGGTCACTGTAAGATGACACtctgcttctgtgaaaatgaTTTATTCCTAGtccttgttttgtcttttaactAAGTCTCTTCTTATCCCAGAACAACTCACCCCCTTCCTTTGAGTCTCTTTAAAGGAATCTAATCAGAAACTTCTGCAAATGTGGCCAGTCTTATTGATGTGACTTCATTTACATGTCCCTAGAATTCTTTGTGAGTGTGAGACAAGCCTGCAGGCATAATTTTGGTCTGTAAGCAGGATAgacccaacaaaacccaaagaaacaaaaaactcgaaagaaacaaaacaaaagaaggcaaaaacctcacaaacaatctaaaaaacaaccaaaatctACACACCTGCTTGATGCATTATTTTAAGGACTTACTGATTACAATGATAGGTGTGGTAGACTTTGGCATATTCCTAACATGACCTAATAAGACATTACTTTATAATGGATAGGTAGCTCTAAAAATAGTGTGATGCTATTATTTTATAGGAAACTAGTTAGAACTTGGTAGCTAATGAAAACTAGCATTTCAGAGATTGAGTGGGGAAGGAAAAACTTTTGGATAAAAACACTTAAATCCTAAAATGAACCTGTTATGCTTGTTCTCAACATATAAACTAATGAAAAGATAGCACTGTATAAATACTACCTTAATATTTTCTATTCACTGTATTCCATGTAGTTGTGATAGTCTCAGTAGGTACCTGTAACAAGTGGAATGGTATTAAGctgcagctgtttttttctttttcttcttcagttgcCAAAtagactggaaaaaaggaaagaatgttaCTTTGAAAACCAttaagaagaagcagaagcatAAGGGTCGTGGAACAGTTAGAACGGTGACAAAAACTGTTTCCAATGACTCTTTCTTCAACTTCTTTAGTCCTCCTGAAGGTAAACTGAACATTACTTTATCTGCATTAACTTTAAATGTAGTATGTACTTCACTCacttgtttgtggtttttttttcttcctacagttCCTGAAAGTGGAGACCTGGTAAGTTGGCTTATTTAAAATACGGAGGTGGAGGGGAAACACCAGTAGAAGAATTCATACCTTTATATACAAAGTGTTTGTTAAATTTATTTGGGAATTCATTTAACAGCTCCAGTTCTAACTGTTTCTGTATTTAACTGAGAGTACTTGTGATGAATAGtctgtatttgtgttttctttattaGGAGTACCAAAAAAGTCAGCACATGGGATCTATGTAAATTTGGCTACATCAAAGTCTGTGCAACTTGTGTTTTTGTGTCAAAAGTAGTTACTAGCTCATGGTTTAGGAAATAATGTTGTTTTATGCAGGATGACGATGCTGAGGCAATCCTTGCTGCAGACTTTGAAATAGGTCATTTCTTGCGTGAACGTATAGTCCCCCGATCAGTATTGTACTTCACAGGAGAAGCTattgaagatgatgatgatgacgtAAGtataacagtttttcagaatgcTAAAAACATCAAAAGGATGGTGCTTAAAGACTGTGGCTGACTTCTGGCTTACAACATTGGTATCCTTAGAAGGGTATGTATCAATGTTGGTTTCAGTTGAGCTTCCTAGAGCAGTAGAGCAGCATGAAAGTAATTAATCTTTGAAGCAGCGACTTCAGAGTTTTGTGGCAAAAGTACTGGTAGAAGCTGAACGTGTGGAGGATGTCTGAGTAGAATTTTGTGTATAAGGCATTCCTAGGGTGGCATACCCAATACTTCAGTAGAACTATGATGAGCTGCCAGAGAAGAAATCAGTCTATGTAGCTGCTCAGCCTGTTCTTTGTGCTTACAATGATACTGCGCTACCAAATTCCTTGAGATTCAAGCCTGATCTTTTCAGGAGGGCATTCTTATTAAAAAACGGTAGATAAGCACATTCAAAGCATGCAGAAATGTTCAAAGCAAGCTCTGCAGAAGTCCTCTAAAGGAGCTAAGcttgaaaaacaaaccacaaaaccccagaACTTTATAtggataaaatattttctcttccctgccacTGCACAAACAAGGACAGTTTGACAGTTAAGATAGCTTGGATAAGTCctgtcttaaaattaatttttagcatGTAAAATGGTAGCCCTTAGTCTGAAGCCTTGGCTGGGGGCGGTGGAAGAGGGAAGTGACTCACTGTAGAGATTACCTTAAACTTTGACACACTCTACTGGCCACAGGCATTATAGCACAGTCTAATAAGCTCTCCCAGTGTTTCATGTAAGGGACTTAAGGTAGACAGTTTTCTCTGCCAGAGCATAGTTTAAGAGACTGGACATTGCTCATGCCGatgcataaaacatttttaaatctgtCAGATATAGGAAGTTCTCTTAGAGCACAATACAGTGTGGTCTCTGGCACCTACTTGTGAGTTACCTGGCTGTACTTGAGCCATAAATGGCTGCATTTATGACACTAtcaaaaccatttattttctctcctagtATGATGAAGAAGGTGAAGAGGCAGATGATGAGGTAAGTTGACATATGGCCTTGACTTAAATAGTTTCCCTTTTGTAGTTTGTCTAGAATAAGAGTTCCTTTGACTTTTGAATGCTCAGGACACTAAGTTTAAGTATCTATGACCGTAAGATACAACACATAGTTTTGTGGACCTAgggtgaatattttaaaaaaaaccaacaaaacaacaacaaaaactaaaGGAAGACAACCCTCAGGTACCTTTACAAATGAAGTTACAACTGATGTCAAAAGGTGATGTGCTTTGTGGAGGGCAAACTAATACAATGTGCATAACTTAAAGTGGTAATTTAATAGTataatttaatcttaattttcttgaaaatggCTCAGGAAGCTGAATGTGTGGATAAGCCAGAGAAATACAAACAAGTGTTTTCTTtcaggagggggaagaagaagcagatgaagaaaatgaTCCTGATTACGACCCAAAAGTAAGGAACTAAAAGAAGTGTTTGAAGCTTGTGTATGCATGCGtacaattaaaattttatgtaggttaaatcttgatttttagttTAAGTATTCAATCAATATTTCCTGTGGTGTGAGTATGTTTTGGCGGAGTCTGTTTCAGTCCCAGTTCTGACAGACTTAATATTGGTAGAGCAACTTTTTTTCAAGTTCTTTCTCCAAGATTAATTTTGTAGAAGTAACTTTTGGCTTTGATCACTGAAATTAGTCAAGCTTGGTTTTCTATAGTCTTGCAGTAAGTTGCTGCTAATGATGAAAATGCTCTATAATGGTTTTAAGGACATGCAGAGAACTCTGTAATCCAGGTTCAGTTTTTGGGAACTTGTCACAAGCTGACTCTTGACAGATTTTTCCCAGCAGAgtacaaaaaaagctttttcagggTAGGTACTAGCAAATCTTTTATTGTTTGAGGTAGCAGAAGTCAAGGTTCAGGAATGCATCTACAGCCAAGTACTAAAATGTGAACAGCCAAGAGCAACTGGCAGCTTTCTTATTCCATGGGCAGGGCGAATCACTAGTCAGGCTCAGTTTGCTGGAAAAGTGATTGTGAGCCACTCTGAATTCATAGCTTTTTCCTAGCTGAGGGAAAGGCATGTTTGGCCGCCTGAAAGCATCTAATGGTGGTAGGTGAAAGTTGCAGTCATGAAAATGAAGTCTGTGAACTGAAAAGGTCATCTGCTGCGAAATGTAATTGCAATTTCAAATAAGGAGGCAGCATATCTTCAGTAGAAATTATTTGAGCTACAATCAAAGTGCTATTGAAAGAATTACATAATCTTAGCATTGTACCTAGAAAGCTGTAGGGTAGAGAACTGTAAATCAACAGCCTGTTGGTGATGTTTCATCTACTATAGCATATCCAAATTGTTTCTTATTCAAGAGAGTTTTGGAATCAGAATGAAACAGCTGCAAGATGGACTTATTTCCACCATTTCAGATTGCTTTTCTAGGCTAAACAGAATTGAGAAAGGGCAAGACTATACTCAGTTTCAGAGAGAGCTGCTAAAGGGCTAGAGACAGTAGCGGTACTATAGTATATTGACATAAGAATAAATAGTTGTAAGCTGATCACAGGCTGAAAGCCAGCTGAATTTATTAAAGCACTGTGGTCCTAGAAAATAGCTATCCAGTCCAAGGCAGTGCAGTAAAATTTGAAACTGAACTCTGCCCCCAGAAAGCATTTTCCTTAAATTCCCATGTTACTGTGAGATATTGTTGGTTGTCTGTTTCAATATAACCGAAGAAATTCTCCACATTAGAATTTAACAACTGGAATTTattgcaaaatatgtttttagaGTGTTAAGGACGTACCATGATTTGATGTTCCATTGCATTGCTCTGCAGTGCTTCTGGAATATGGCTGTGCCCCTGTTACTGACCACAGGGTTTCTTGTGCCTCAAATTGTGTAGAAGGCCTGGATGCTTCTTCTAAACAGAGTTGTTTGTTACTATGCATAaatctcctcttcctttttccagtTTTAGTGTCTGATCCCACCACACTTAGTTCTAAATTGATTTTTGTTCGGGATCATACCTGTGCACTACCAAAGCCAAAATAAGTGCACTGTGCATGTTGCCACATCCAAAGATAGCAGTATTGCTATTAGTAGGCAATTAGTTTAAGGGAAAAGATGAAAGAACAACTTGAGTGCTGGAACTTGAGAAAGTATGCTTAGCAATATTAACAGTTCTTTTACAACACTGATATGTGTAAActgatatttccttttttctcaacagaagGATCAAAACCCAG
This genomic window contains:
- the NAP1L1 gene encoding nucleosome assembly protein 1-like 1 isoform X3, producing MADIDNKEQSELDQQDMEDVEEVEEEETGEDANSKARQLTVQMMQNPQILAALQERLDGLVGTSTGYIESLPKVVKRRVNALKNLQVQCAQIEAKFYEEVHELERKYAALYQPLFDKRSEIINAIYEPTEEECEWKADVEEEISEEMKEKAKLEEEKKDEEKEDPKGIPEFWLTVFKNVDLLSDMVQEHDEPILKHLKDIKVKFSEVGQPMSFTLEFHFEPNDYFTNEVLTKTYRMRSEPDDSDPFSFDGPEIMGCTGCQIDWKKGKNVTLKTIKKKQKHKGRGTVRTVTKTVSNDSFFNFFSPPEVPESGDLDDDAEAILAADFEIGHFLRERIVPRSVLYFTGEAIEDDDDDYDEEGEEADDEEGEEEADEENDPDYDPKKDQNPAECKQQ
- the NAP1L1 gene encoding nucleosome assembly protein 1-like 1 isoform X1, coding for MGGCYVVTLILYERERRELGSFYRQPRGASSSLLSHRQPRPAQGLKSRTMADIDNKEQSELDQQDMEDVEEVEEEETGEDANSKARQLTVQMMQNPQILAALQERLDGLVGTSTGYIESLPKVVKRRVNALKNLQVQCAQIEAKFYEEVHELERKYAALYQPLFDKRSEIINAIYEPTEEECEWKADVEEEISEEMKEKAKLEEEKKDEEKEDPKGIPEFWLTVFKNVDLLSDMVQEHDEPILKHLKDIKVKFSEVGQPMSFTLEFHFEPNDYFTNEVLTKTYRMRSEPDDSDPFSFDGPEIMGCTGCQIDWKKGKNVTLKTIKKKQKHKGRGTVRTVTKTVSNDSFFNFFSPPEVPESGDLDDDAEAILAADFEIGHFLRERIVPRSVLYFTGEAIEDDDDDYDEEGEEADDEEGEEEADEENDPDYDPKKDQNPAECKQQ
- the NAP1L1 gene encoding nucleosome assembly protein 1-like 1 isoform X2; this translates as MGGCYVVTLILYERERRELGSFYRQPRGASSSLLSHRQPRPAQGLKSRTMADIDNKEQSELDQQDMEDVEEVEEEETGEDANSKARQLTVQMMQNPQILAALQERLDGLVGTSTGYIESLPKVVKRRVNALKNLQVQCAQIEAKFYEEVHELERKYAALYQPLFDKRSEIINAIYEPTEEECEWKADVEEEISEMKEKAKLEEEKKDEEKEDPKGIPEFWLTVFKNVDLLSDMVQEHDEPILKHLKDIKVKFSEVGQPMSFTLEFHFEPNDYFTNEVLTKTYRMRSEPDDSDPFSFDGPEIMGCTGCQIDWKKGKNVTLKTIKKKQKHKGRGTVRTVTKTVSNDSFFNFFSPPEVPESGDLDDDAEAILAADFEIGHFLRERIVPRSVLYFTGEAIEDDDDDYDEEGEEADDEEGEEEADEENDPDYDPKKDQNPAECKQQ